The following proteins are encoded in a genomic region of Sparus aurata chromosome 11, fSpaAur1.1, whole genome shotgun sequence:
- the aurkb gene encoding aurora kinase B: MGVHQYDAYACNIPGQWVPFCAKHTDQSGLKRSFLNVGGGGSSKQPARSSFAETFTAHFFTTMQNKENYVPRSYLHTGTTPSMLAGPQRVQVKPRTELDRNAIAGPGRECVSSSSKKLSLDDFDIGRPLGKGKFGNVYLAKVKKVDAIVALKVLFKSQMEKESVEHQLRREIEIQSHLKHPNILRFYNYFHDQKRVFLVLEYAPRGEMYKELQRCGRFDDQRTATYMEEISDALLYCHEKKVIHRDIKPENLLLGYRGELKIADFGWSVHAPSLRRRTMCGTLDYLPPEMIEGHTHSEKVDLWCIGVLCYECLVGNPPFETASHSETYKRITKVDLKFPKVISDGARDLISKLLRHSPTDRLSLKSVIDHPWVSSNSRRVLPPVPPAKKC; this comes from the exons ATGGGCGTACACCAATACGACGCTTACGCTTGCAACATTCCTGGCCAATGGGTGCCTTTCTGTGCGAAGCATACCGACCAATCGGGTTTGAAGCGTAGTTTTTTAAACGTTGGCGGCGGCGGAAGTTCAAAACAGCCAGCTCGGAGTAGCTTCGCCGAAACGTTTACAGCACATTTCTTCACCACCATGCAG aatAAGGAAAATTATGTGCCGAGAAGTTACCTACATACG GGCACAACTCCCAGCATGCTGGCAGGCCCACAGCGTGTCCAGGTGAAGCCACGAACAGAGCTGGACAGAAATGCCATCGCAG gccCTGGGAGGGAGTGTGTCAGCTCATCATCAAA GAAACTGTCCCTCGATGACTTTGACATCGGCCGACCGCTGGGGAAGGGCAAATTTGGAAATGTCTACCTCGCGAAGGTGAAGAAGGTGGACGCCATCGTGGCACTGAAGGTGTTGTTCAAGTCGCAGATGGAAAAGGAGAGCGTGGAGCATCAACTGAGGAGGGAGATTGAGATCCAGTCACATCTCAA GCACCCCAACATCTTGCGTTTCTACAATTATTTCCATGATCAAAAGAGGGTGTTCTTGGTGCTCGAGTACGCCCCACGTGGTGAAATGTACAAGGAGCTACAGAGATGTGGAAGATTTGATGACCAGCGGACCGCCACA TACATGGAGGAGATATCTGATGCACTGCTGTATTGCCATGAGAAGAAAGTGATTCACCGTGACATCAAGCCAGAGAATCTGCTTCTTGGCTATCGTGGAGAGTTGAAAATTGCAGACTTTGGTTGGTCTGTCCATGCACCTTCTCTAAG ACGTCGTACAATGTGCGGAACACTGGACTACCTCCCCCCAGAGATGATTGAGGGCCACACCCACAGCGAGAAGGTGGACCTGTGGTGCATCGGGGTCCTCTGCTACGAATGCTTGGTCGGCAATCCcccttttgaaactgccagccACTCAGAAACATACAAAAGAATTACCAAG GTGGATTTGAAGTTCCCCAAAGTCATCTCAGACGGTGCACGGGACCTGATCTCCAAGCTGCTCCGCCACAGCCCCACCGATCGTCTCTCTCTCAAAAGCGTCATCGACCACCCTTGGGTGAGCTCCAACTCCCGCCGAGTCCTGCCCCCCGTCCCCCCTGCAAAGAAGTGCTGA